From a single Nostoc edaphicum CCNP1411 genomic region:
- a CDS encoding HlyD family efflux transporter periplasmic adaptor subunit, with amino-acid sequence MNIQFDQPVLLQQTPTWSRAIAWTIVGVSAFTVIWASVFKIEESVHATGKLEPQGAVKEIQAPVNGVVKEILVKDGQRVKKGEILISLEQTTSAAELTSLKQSRAAQLQSKQSLELENNFYRRQLQGNISQQQVAQQTTILKIQPELALLTKNRVAIFAENELYRAQLNGTTTGVTLNQEQQLRLQNRQKELTSRLATAKLETQQTQQQVLQTQAQLNSAQDVLAINRQIYQNLKTLEKEGAYPKMQIMRQEQEVNLKQAEVIRLTQEKHKLQLTVAQTNEKFINTAAVSQEDLLAKITDNDKRIAEIDSQLTKVIIENQKRLYEINSQIGEIDSKLAQAQQTLKYQKITAPVNGTVFELKAQAAGFVVNSSEPILKLVPSDNLVAKVYITNRDIGFVQEGQQVDVRIDSFPFQEYGDIKGELIEIGSDALPPDQVYNFWRFSAKVRLNGQNLLITNQRQIPLQSGMSINGNIKLRQRTVMSIFTDFLVDKAESLKSVR; translated from the coding sequence ATGAACATTCAATTCGATCAACCAGTTCTTTTACAACAAACTCCTACTTGGTCAAGAGCGATCGCTTGGACTATTGTTGGAGTTAGCGCCTTCACAGTAATTTGGGCATCAGTGTTCAAAATTGAAGAATCAGTCCATGCTACTGGTAAACTAGAACCACAGGGTGCAGTTAAAGAAATTCAAGCCCCAGTTAACGGTGTAGTTAAAGAGATTCTAGTTAAAGATGGTCAGCGAGTCAAAAAAGGTGAAATCCTCATCAGCCTAGAACAAACAACTTCTGCTGCTGAACTAACTTCATTGAAACAAAGCCGTGCTGCTCAGTTGCAATCAAAACAGTCTTTAGAATTAGAAAACAACTTCTATCGCCGTCAGCTACAAGGCAATATTTCACAGCAGCAAGTAGCACAGCAAACAACTATTTTAAAAATTCAACCAGAACTAGCTTTATTAACTAAAAATCGAGTTGCTATTTTTGCTGAAAACGAATTATATCGCGCCCAATTAAACGGCACAACTACTGGAGTAACTCTCAACCAAGAGCAACAGTTACGCTTGCAAAATCGCCAAAAAGAGTTAACATCGCGCTTGGCAACAGCTAAATTAGAGACTCAACAAACACAACAGCAAGTACTTCAAACACAGGCACAATTAAACAGCGCTCAAGATGTGCTAGCCATTAATCGTCAAATTTACCAAAATCTGAAAACTTTAGAGAAAGAAGGTGCTTACCCCAAGATGCAGATCATGAGGCAGGAACAAGAGGTAAATTTGAAACAAGCCGAAGTGATTCGCCTAACTCAAGAAAAGCATAAATTACAGTTAACAGTTGCTCAAACAAATGAGAAATTTATAAATACTGCGGCGGTGTCTCAAGAAGACTTACTAGCCAAAATTACAGATAACGATAAAAGAATAGCCGAAATTGACAGTCAATTAACCAAAGTAATTATTGAAAATCAGAAACGACTTTATGAGATTAATAGTCAAATTGGTGAGATTGACAGCAAGTTAGCTCAAGCACAACAAACTCTCAAATACCAGAAAATTACTGCACCTGTAAATGGAACTGTCTTTGAACTCAAAGCTCAAGCAGCAGGGTTTGTCGTCAACTCCAGCGAACCGATTCTCAAACTTGTTCCTAGTGATAACTTAGTTGCTAAAGTTTATATCACCAACCGCGATATCGGCTTTGTTCAAGAAGGGCAACAAGTAGATGTGAGAATTGATTCCTTTCCTTTTCAGGAGTATGGTGATATTAAAGGCGAATTAATTGAGATTGGCTCTGATGCTTTACCTCCAGACCAAGTTTATAATTTCTGGCGTTTTTCAGCAAAGGTACGCCTCAACGGACAAAATTTACTGATTACTAATCAACGCCAAATTCCATTGCAATCAGGGATGTCCATTAATGGCAATATTAAATTGCGTCAACGTACTGTTATGAGTATCTTCACTGATTTCTTGGTGGATAAAGCGGAAAGCTTGAAGTCTGTCAGATAA